Proteins from a genomic interval of Pararge aegeria chromosome 26, ilParAegt1.1, whole genome shotgun sequence:
- the LOC120635307 gene encoding serine hydrolase-like protein codes for MVGESKEWCVKAPWGNIACVSWGIPQNRPVLMVHGYMDTAATFIPIVKHLPDDYFYLAVDLPGHGRSDPFPIGLLISHVHQVEAIRRVVEYFKWDKFVYMTHSVGFAIGILFNFFYPFKILKMVNLDPVPPLSTYCFHEYSPMLWYQYQYDDYYENYSRWENHRNKQYTYDQALDLLVRSRKLSREQSAVVMSRVLIPLGDGMYRLSWEPTMKKVVGVAVTEDMLSSIVTKNAPPMLNIVASVDETITIFKKNGVRLMNRFKKSIPNFFVLNVTGSHDIHITNPESFVDDIVEFLNTDFSSSVKAKL; via the exons atggtGGGTGAAAGTAAGGAATGGTGTGTAAAAGCACCTTGGGGCAACATTGCTT GCGTATCATGGGGTATACCACAAAATCGGCCAGTACTCATGGTTCACGGCTACATGGACACTGCTGCCACCTTCATACCGATTGTCAAGCATTTACCTGATGACTACTTTTATCTTGCAGTTGACTTACCTG GACATGGCAGGTCGGATCCGTTTCCAATTGGTCTCCTGATATCACACGTTCACCAAGTAGAAGCAATTCGTCGTGTTGTGGAATACTTTAAGTGGGACAAATTTGTGTACATGACGCATTCCGTTGGCTTTGCAATAG GAATTCTGTTCAATTTCTTCTACCCCTTTAAGATATTGAAGATGGTAAATCTGGACCCCGTGCCGCCTCTGTCGACATACTGCTTCCACGAGTACAGCCCCATGCTTTGGTACCAGTACCAGtatgatgattattatgaaaattactcAAG atgGGAAAATCATCGCAATAAACAATACACATACGATCAAGCGCTTGATTTATTGGTACGAAGTAGGAAATTGTCAAGAGAACAGTCCGCAGTGGTAATGTCTAGAGTACTCATACCGTTGGGCGATGGTATGTATag ATTATCATGGGAGCCAACTATGAAAAAAGTTGTTGGCGTTGCTGTAACTGAAGATATGCTAAGTAGTATTGTTACAAAAAACGCGCCACCAATGCTAAACATCGTTGCATCGGTGGAtgaaacaataacaattttcaAGAAAAATGGCGTCCGGCTAATGAACAGATTCAAGAAATCCATACCAAACTTTTTCGTACTCAACGTAACCGGCTCTCATGACATCCACATAACTAACCCGGAATCTTTTGTCGACGATATTGTTGAGTTTTTGAATACCGATTTCAGTAGTTCGGTGAAGGCGAAATTATAG
- the LOC120635029 gene encoding uncharacterized protein LOC120635029, protein MDVISCDVGPRGLCGWQEIFTDFDSWLCKFSRHLNQKRSSRVIKSVELIIEDSPIKTVSNKAIADEEKEKKMGSLTLQHLLVEGFSIEKCTISNDRSKMHIMKDLGHFLNIFQDGDEFMDYNYLLVRLLSGGKKYFYQYTRSKLLFVNQNFRDPVVLYFGRRERSETNSPSRKIPCLQQAS, encoded by the exons ATGTTGGACCGCGAGGGCTGTGCGGCTGGCAAGAGATTTTCACAGATTTTGACAGCTGGTTATGCAAATTCAGCAGGCATTTGAACCAAAAAAG ATCTTCACGTGTAATTAAATCTGTTGAATTAATAATAGAAGATTCTCCAATAAAAACTGTAAGCAACAAAGCCATTGCtgatgaagaaaaagaaaaaaaaatgggttcTTTAACATTACAACACCTGTTAGTCGAAGGATTCAGTATAGAAAAATGTACAATATCAAATGACAGAAGCAAAATGCACATTATGAAGGACCTGggtcattttttaaatattttccaagATGGCGACGAGTTTATggattacaattatttattggttCGATTATTGAGTGGCGGAAAGaagtatttttatcaatacacgagatcaaaacttttatttg TTAATCAAAATTTCCGCGACCCAGTGGTCCTGTACTTTGGCAGAAGGGAACGCAGCGAAACCAACTCTCCTTCGAGGAAAATACCGTGTTTGCAGCAGGCGTCATAA